The sequence CTAAGGAATTAACAATTGTGTATGTTAATAGCTATTTAATGAGGATATACATCATCTGCACTTGCTTTCATCCTAGGGGCCCTCTATTCCAGAAAAATAAGCATAGACGGGGAGCAGGTATCTTTGCAAGTCCAGGACACTCCATGCGTTGCTCTCCAGGTAAGGTCATTTTAGAAGATGCTTTTTCACATCACAGTAAAAGCTACAGAGAGTTCAAACCAACCAGTATTACAGGGAAAGACATATCTTACAATATGAGCTTACATTCCTTTCCTTTGCAAAGTCTCTATTCTAATGAATTGATAAATGTTTTAAGGAATATTCTGGTGCAGCCAAAGGTCTGTCAAGTAAATAATCTACTGGATGAATCAAAGTACTGCAAAGGTAGACATAACTATAGTGGAAAATAAATCACTGCCATACTTAAAGGAGCAAATTGGAAATGGATACAATAAAACTGTGAGAAGAaagcacacacaaacgcacacatatTGTGTAGATTTTCCTTGTTCATCATGCCAGATCTGATATAGATATCCAGGCATAAGGCTGATATTTATACCATGGGTGCAGAAGTACTGTGGTAGAATTTGTACATAACACAGGTGTGGGTGTGTCCATTCTTTTATAGAAAGATGTTATAGTTGTAATAGTAATAAATCATTAATtacagtaaataaacaaaaaagaacagGAAAACAAAGGTGATATAAACTTGTCATATAAGAATAAAGACTATAAACATTGAAACTGTTACAATACTAGAGACCATACTAATGGACTTTTCAAAGCTGCCTGAATATCCAGGTTTTGATTGACATATTTAATTTggatgttttttaatggattcaTGGATTTACAGAagaactaaaatatatattttttgtttttgttcattatCAGAAAGCTACTtataatttcaatttttttcattttgttctttGGTTTCACCAATGCCGCACAAGAACTTTCTTCAGATGCCACGGTTGTAAACGCTTCATGtaccattaaaaataaagatggaGTGCTGTACTGTTAACCTGATCTctgtggaaaaaagaaaaacaacaacaaataatctCCTCATTGTGCTTATCCTGTTTAAAGTCCTGCACTGAAATTAATAGATGTTGTGGACAAGCACCATAGAAGTGTTTCACAAAAGCATTTGATTTCATATTAACTTCAATGTCTTCGATTTGTATCTTTTTCCCATGATGGAAGATGGATCACTGAGTACTTAATGCCTCGTGGCTAAGGACTAAACACAAGCAAAACTTTTTAATGTCTTGTCAGGCTCTTTTAATAAAATCCAATTTCATGAGAAAAGTGTTGCCTCGTTTTGATTGTAAAATTCTTGAAATGTTTGCGGTATTGGAACTACCCCTTTGGTTTGAGCACTTAAAATTGTGCTAAACTGTATCTTATGTTGAACAGCTGTGACTGATCTGTTAAATACTGTGGTATCTTAAGGGGATAATCTGTGTAATCATTTtagatatatgatatatatatatatatatatatatatatatatatatatatatatataaaataaatattattattaaccagGACTCTTAacccagggtgacttataaaCATCATAAAACTCTTTATATGTGACAGATCACGAAATGGAGATGAGACAATCCAAGAAGAATCTGGTCACTTGGCTCTATGCACCTATATTTATGCTACCAGGGTGGAAGAATTATTGGTAAACCTGGCAAAGCCCACTGTGTTTGGCTTTAAGTTTTATAAACATATAATATGACGTGGTTTtgtacacacaaaaaatatatacaattatgtaaaataaggAGTATCTCATCAAATTGAACTgacattttccattttgttgTCCATATTTCTCTTTTGCAGGATGATGCAGAGGGTCTATACTGTCAAGAGCAGATTAACCGCTCCATCTACTGGGCAGATGGTTACGTGCTTGTCTTCTCCATCACTGATGACAGCAGCTACAGGACCATCCAGCCTCTCTACCAACATGTCCGCAAGATCCACCCCCGTGGGAACATTCCAGTCATCCTGGTGGGAAACAAGAGTGACCTGCTCAGGGCTCGCCAGGTGCCGACCAGTGAGGGCGAGGCACTGGCCCAAGAGCTTGGGGGGGTATACTTTGAGGCATCTGCCAGGGAGAACCACGAGGGAGTGCAGAACGCCTTCCTCCACCTCTGCCAGGATGTCAGCCGGGCTCTGGGCAGCAGCAATGGTGAGAAGAGAAGAGGGCTCCACCTGGTCAGACCTAAGTCTCCCAACATGCAAGACCTCAAGCGTCGTTTCAAGCAGGTGCTTTCCTCCAAGGTGAAATCAGCCACCACTCTATAACCAACATCCCTCCAAAGCCGGGAGGACAGAGGCAGCTTCTGATTCCAACTGGCCAGGCCATCGATGAATCGAAGACCAGCAAGTATATTTTCTGGCCAAGTCATCAGAGAATGGGAAGGATATCAGAGACACTCTCCAAACCTTGTTGATCTTGTGTCAGGCCAGCAACTTGTTCTAGTTCTTTACAAATCTCAGAACTGATTTCATAAAGGATTATTTGTTGTGTCCACACTAAACAAGGTCCTGTTTCCACGAAGAACCTGCATTAACTCTTTCCAGTATGTTCCTTGAAAGACAAGGGAAACTGCAGATGATAGTCTGTTTGCCATAGATTCGCAGAAGTTGGAATGGCCCCtgcaaaaaatgtattccttttAAACTATCAGGAAACACACTCATATTACAATAATTAACTTATATCAATTAGATCACTGGTGTAGATTCCTTTTTGGATTTCTATGAAACAGTGGAATGAACAGCACATTATTTGGTTTATTATAATACATGTTTGTAGTGggatatgcttttaaaaagTGTCAAATAAGTACAGCATGGTAATATCACTAGAAGAGTACTAACCAAGCCTGGTACTGGAGAGAAGCAGCTGTGCAGGTTTGATGGGTATTTTTAAATGACCAATGGCCATTGAAATAATGGAATAAATTGATGTTGTAATTAAAACCTTAAGAGGAATGAAAAAGACTATGCCACTAAAATACCAGAGTTAGCTTTGCAAAGCCAGCAAACATCTACAATGAGTAATTACAGGTTTTAAAATTGGGCTGTGTTCCCAAAACCTGATAAATaatcttgtatttctttttcccATTTATACTACTTAAGAAAGCCAGTTTTTGATGTAAGTTTTTACTGTCTGCATAGTATATATAAAGTTGTTATGTATATCCAAAACATGTCCAATTTTGCCACTATTCACTACCCTGTGTAATGTACACAAGATTATGTCCACAGACATACATTTTGGAAATATACACTCCATTTATTTTTGACAGGAAAAAAAGGATTGATGCCTGAAAACGTTTTAGTAAAACAGTAAAAAATGCGGGGTTACAGAATGTGTCATGTGGCAGGCCTTTTGCATTTCGGTTAGTTGGCTTTGGTTTGTGACATTTTACTGTGTTTTTCTTGTCTGAAAATAGGAGTCTTTAGTGTTTAGTGCTCATAAACTCCCTTCACTTACtatcagtgttttaatttactgcaGTAGTAGGAGGCAGTAGCATGATATCAACCCCCAGatttttccttccttttcaAGGACGTTGGAACGTGTTTCACAGATATAAGAGCATTCCTATGAAATACAGTGGACATAGACGGGAATTCCTTTTTTCCTTCTATGAAATTGTTGTAGTCCTTTGCGCCACTAGCATATAACTAACTCAAAGTGAGTGGATGTCTTAGCAGGTTTTAGAAATGAAGGCAACAGATTAAAGTGAATGTTTTATACCTGGTTATATTTTCAGTATAGACAAAATCCACAAGCTAAATGGGATGTGAAACAATTGAGAATACTGGGGAGTGAATAAAGCTGTTTAATCATTTGGGGGTGAGCAGATCTCTGAAATCCTTCTTAAACCCAGATATGACTGAAAATAATTGCCAACAAGCAACAGAGCATTGAAAAGAACATACAAAAAAGGATGGAAGCAAGTAATACATGGAATAACATAAAAATGCATATGCTGTaatctaattattattacttttttttaaggaaCACAGTCATTTCATTACAGTGAAGGATATTTGTCACTTGGTTAATATGCTTTTTCTGTCATTTCTCCGATCACATTAAGTACCATATGCACAATGTGAGTGTTTCCCCCCCCTGCTGTTTGTTAGCTTTTTAATTTGCAGGGACAAATGTCAGCATTTTGGTATGTATTGCCTCtgtttaaaatgaagcctaGCTAAAGATCCAATTCAATCAGTTTGCTTTCATCTCTGTAGACAGTCCCTATTTTTATCTTCTGAAGCAGCCGAGTTTGACTACACTGCCTGCCTTATCACAAACTCACCCTAGACGGTGACTGTAGAATGGTTAGTTAACTCAACCctccttttgttttttgggaGAGGTTTTATTTCCTGTCTTCAACATAATTGGTGGAAAAGCCATGGCCAACACAGTGTTCCCAGTGGACTaagtgtgtttcagtgtatttacttgacttgttataaaaaaatagGTAAAGGAATGATaaaatcacacacatacacaaccccACACATACAAATGTTTCTTTTGATTTGAAACTCAAAGGCTGCAGCATATGGTAGACATCTATCTCCTTCAGGTAAGCTAACAGAAACAGGATTTCCATAAACATAGACCAGGAAATATGTTTTTCCATTCATCACGTTTAAATACCATCAAAAGCAACCTGTCCTAAGATGCTCTTGATTCATGTTCAAATGTTATACACCCAGTGCAGATTTTTTAATAGAGACCTAATCGCTACCTTCAAAACACAAGTACAAAGCCTGGATGAAATACAATTACTTACTGTGTTTCAGTATAGGGAGACATGACACATGCAGCTATAAAAAGATAAGCACATGGGGATATAGCTATAGCAAGGAttcccaaaccagtcctggaggactccctgtcctgtttttttttttctccaactgagaactgaattgcttaattgaatccttaattaaaCTAACTGCAATATAAAACTCAATTGCGTAATTAatagctggaacaaaaaccagcagggcagggggtcctccaggaccagtcTGGGAATTCCTGATCGATAGGAATGTAGATTTATATGATTCGTAGCATGACGACCTTCTTACTATATGGGCTTAATACAAAtcagttaataataatttgggCAGAGGGGTGCTTCAGTAAGGTTGCATTGATGCTGATTGTGCCACAGAAGAAGATGAGGTACTGTACTATACTTGTAGACATGTGTAATAGAAAGTCTAGAaggggattttttttctctctttaaaaaacacagacacatatacacacattcaaTAAATgtctatacatacatatgcatacatacattgagggaaaaaagtatttgatcccctgctgattttgtacgtttgcccactgacaaagaaatgatcagtctataatttgaatggtaggtgtattttaacagtgagagacagaataacaacaaaaaaatccagaaaaacacatttcaaaaaagttatacattgatttgcatgttaatgagggaaataagtatttgatcccctatcaatcagcaagatttctggctcccaggtgtcttttatacaggtaacgagctgagattaggagcactctcttaaagggagtgctcctaatctcagctcattacctgtatgaaagacacctgtccacagaagcaatcaatcaatcagattcaaaactctccaccatggccaagaccaaagagctgtccaaggatgtcagggacaagattgtagacctacacaaggctggaatgggctacaagaccatcgccaagcagcttggtgagaaggtgacaacagttggtgcgattattcgcaaatggaagaaacacaaaataactgtcagtctccctcggtctggggctccatgcaagatctcacctcgtggagtttcaatgatcatgagaacggtgaggaatcagcccagaactacacgggaggatcttgttaatgatctcaaggcagctgggaccatagtcaccaagaaaacaattggtaacacactacgccgtgaaggactgaattcctgcagtgcccgcaaggtccccctgctcaaggaagcacatgtacaggcctgtctgaagtttgccaatgaacatctgaatgattcagaggagaactgggtgaaagtgttgtggtcagatgagaccaaaatcgagctctttggcatcaactcaactcgccgtgtttggaggaggaggaatgaccccaagaacaccatccccaccgtcaaacatggaggtggaaacattatgctttgggggtgtttttctgctaaggggacaggacaactgcaccgcatcaaagggacgatggacggggccatgtaccgtcaaatcttgggtgagaacctccttccctcagccagggcattgaaaatgggtcgtggatgggtattccagcatgacaatgacccaaaacacacagccaaggcaacaaaggagtggctcaagaagaagcacattaaggtcctggagtggcctagccagtctccagaccttgatcccatagaaaatctgtggagggagctgaaggttcgagttgccaaacgtcagcctcgaaaccttaatgacttggagaggatctgcaaagaggagtgggacaaaatccctcctgagatgtgtgcaaacctggtggccaactacaagaaacgtctgacctctgtgattgccaacaagggttttgccaccaagtactaagtcgaaggggtcaaatacttacttccctcattaacatgcaaatcaatgtataacttttttgaaatgcgtttttctggatttttttgttgttattctgtctctcactgttaaaatacacctaccattaaaattatagactgatcatttctttgtcagtgggcaaacgtacaaaatcagcaggggatcaaatacttttttcccccactgtacgtACATATGCATATATCAATTCTGCATATGTGTATGTTTCAAGGGCTGTTTTCATTAGTTTCTGTAAACCACTAGCACAAATCCTGTCTTTTGAAACCTTTTGTTTTTAGAACAAATTGCATTCTTTGTTTATGTCTAGGGATGACATTGTAGAATCTATGCTGGAAATATCAGTCATGAGCGAATGTCTTCCTTTTCTTAGAAGGAACAACAATACTTTTGGACTGCACTAACCTAATTTTCAGGCCATCATTCCTCAAAGGGAGGGACTGACTTAAACACACTAATTTGGCTGTGTTTTGAAAATCTTGTGAACACGGAAAAGCTGCTTCAAGTGAAATGCCTTTTCAAGTCCTTGCTCTCtgtgcttttttgtgtgttatcagATTTACAGGAAGTGTGACTGGATTTTGTCTTGGACTGCGTTCAAAACTAAATCCCTAGGGTTAAGACTTGAGCTGAAGAGGATTTACAAATTCTAGGCTGGGATCTGCCTTGAAAAAGAGTACTTTTTTGCCTTCCACTTTGAATGTCCTAATCCTGTTAACAACACTTCCCATATGCACTGGTGTTCACAAGCATGGTGCTATCTGGAATTCTTTCTTAAATGCAACTAAGAAAGACAGGATTATTGATGTGCATGGAAACATTGACTTGGAACAGACTCAGTCCAATGCAGATTATGTTTTGCTAGCCTTTAACTACAAATTGTTCTCATCAAAACACCAGACCGTTACATTGAAGTGGGGTGAAGACCAGCCCATCAATTTTAGCACAGATTGTTTTTCTATCTGACTTTCTTTTTCTCATCTAATTTAGTCAAGCACTGTGTTAAGGGTCATAATCATTTTTGACAAACAAATCCTTCACTCACAAGTCACCTTCCTGAGGATCATGCATCACAATGAACAATGAAAAGATTTTGGGCCTTTACTAAATTTACTAAATCTCCTGTTTACACATCTGGGAATAACAGAATTGTTGGGATTCAAATAGAATGGGATCGCAGCTCATTTGATGATAATTTGATACTATGAACTATTgggcaaaacaaagtgcaactACTGATTGGTGGAAGAGTTTCCTCCCAAGAGTTGTACTGCACAAGCAATCCATGAATTGAGAAATATTTCGTTTTAGTGTCAAAGGATGGAAAAGTTAATTGAAGGAGTGGTGTTAGAAAGCAGTCTACACATGTCCATACACATGAACAGTTTTGGGCCCTCAAGAAACCAATGACCCATCAAATGTGAAATTCACTGACACTGTTAAACAAAGTAGACTAGTGCTTAACGCCTGGGTCActggtgcagcagctgtttgCAGCCCTCCACATTTGCAAAGTCaactaatgaaaaataatttgaatggAAAAATTCCAAGTGTTCTTCATTTCACCCTAAGCTGTAATGTTAATAAAAGACCAATATCTCTTCTATCTTTTATTGGCACATATGAAATTTAAGACATGTATTATATGCAATATACAGAAAAAAGCACCCCTCTCTTCCTATTCTCTATGCCTTCTGCCTAGAATATGTATATCTGCCTGTTTTGTGCCATGATATCACTAAACTGCCTCTTGCTGGTTCTCCAAGTTAAACAAACAGGACTGTCAAAGTGCATGTGTTTATTTGCGGTAGAAGTATTTCCTGTGGACGCTGGCACTGTTTAATTTCATGATCTCCTTTCCCAGCCGGCTAGAATTCCCAACAACGGAGGCAAGCGTTTTTCCCACAGTGCCTGAAACAGGAAAAAGGACTTTTCGAAAAAAGGCAAAAGCTCTTTTATAATCTGTAAATCATTAAGGTCTTCAGCAGCTTATCTCTATTAAGTTATTTATTATTCCATCTGCTCTAGCACTCCTCAGCAGGGGAGATTTCTACAGGGGCAACATGAACTAACAAAGGCGCAATCTCTTCTGCCCAGTCTAATAAACTATCTCTTGCATCGAATAATGAAACAGAATAATAAACACCCTTGTTAGCCACTGTTTGTAAGCAGCCCTGAAGCAAGACAGGCAGGTGAGGGATTATACGGGATTATTTAATCACTATTATTTATAATCTTTAGCTCCCACATCAATCTGTAAATAGGAGAAGTAATTAACTAGCATTTCATGTATGACTTGTATGTCTAACTTACTTTTCCTGGTTCCTAAAAGACTTCTCACAGCATAACCTTGAAAGAGCatgttttggaaaatgtataCTGGAACGTGCAACAAGCAGAGAGATCGAATCACAGCCAAGTACTCAATTACATATTTGATGACTTCAAAGAGATGCTTTCACAAATAGTCCTTAAAATATCTCTTTTATGTTGTAGTTGACaggattttaaatttaattacgAATCATCCAATACATAACATAAAATGTGGCCTGTTCTATTTCTTCCCTAATTACACCTTTTTAATCTTCAGTTTGGACCACCTTCCAGAGGGCATACACActttttgacattgacattgatTCAATCACCTGGGAATGCTCTTTGCCTATCATCCCTGATAGTCTTCCCAGAATAAACAATTAACATTGACATACCTGGCACAATCTGCATTTACAACAGCAGGGCTTTGGATCTGTTATATGCCAGAATGTAGGACATAACCAGTACTCTGCAAGCCTGAGTTTAGACTGCTCAGGCGTTCCAAGGATTTTTAAATCAAGTAAACCTtatcttaaattaaaaaaggatcATCGCTGTTCTGGAACCTTTTTGAATTTAAATCCTTTGAAGGTTATCCAAATCAAAGAACCTTTTTATGATCACTTCAATAATTTCCGCAATCAACCTGGAATTTTGGAAACTATGAGTCTGCGGTCATAACTGAACTCAAATGCAGGGCTGACATACAGTGGCAGAACAAATTCATAGATAAGCATGTATCCTTATGGGAAGTCACCCATAACCTGGCACATTCTAAAACATGGGCAGTAAACCAAATCAAGTTTTAAAACAGAAGACCACTGttgccaaaaacaaaaactagatTTTTCAAAGATTGCATGAAGTTTGTCCGGGGACCAGGCTACATTTGGATTTTCATTGAATCCCACTCAATGACATAAAGAAAAGCTTTGTCCACCACAAAAAACATGTTTGATGGTGTGTGACAGACTTGGTTAATATGTTACCTGCACTAAATCA is a genomic window of Amia ocellicauda isolate fAmiCal2 chromosome 10, fAmiCal2.hap1, whole genome shotgun sequence containing:
- the rasl11a gene encoding ras-like protein family member 11A-like isoform X2, giving the protein MTSYSSNFLLVPIPEYPVLDCVPNKTVKIVVLGASHVGKTALIVRFLTKRFIGDYEANTGALYSRKISIDGEQVSLQVQDTPCVALQDDAEGLYCQEQINRSIYWADGYVLVFSITDDSSYRTIQPLYQHVRKIHPRGNIPVILVGNKSDLLRARQVPTSEGEALAQELGGVYFEASARENHEGVQNAFLHLCQDVSRALGSSNGEKRRGLHLVRPKSPNMQDLKRRFKQVLSSKVKSATTL
- the rasl11a gene encoding ras-like protein family member 11A-like isoform X1; this encodes MRLLVHHQKTMTSYSSNFLLVPIPEYPVLDCVPNKTVKIVVLGASHVGKTALIVRFLTKRFIGDYEANTGALYSRKISIDGEQVSLQVQDTPCVALQDDAEGLYCQEQINRSIYWADGYVLVFSITDDSSYRTIQPLYQHVRKIHPRGNIPVILVGNKSDLLRARQVPTSEGEALAQELGGVYFEASARENHEGVQNAFLHLCQDVSRALGSSNGEKRRGLHLVRPKSPNMQDLKRRFKQVLSSKVKSATTL